One bacterium genomic window, TGCCATTCCCATTTATCTTTAATTGCCACACAGTTAGCTGACATCTCATTTGCATCATGAATAATGCGGGCTAGGGGGGAGGAAATACTTTTCATCCTCCCCTTGACTTGTCCCGCCATAGCCTTTGGCGACGGCGGATCCCCTTCCCTCAACCCCCTTCACATAAAGCTTCGGCGGGTCAAGAGGGAGGGGAAATATAATGAGAGTGACGCCTGGTCGGAGGTGGGGGTGATCTCCCCCCTCACCCCGACCCTCTCCCGAAAGCCCCTTCCCCCCCTTCTTTCCGTCCCCTGATGGTCACTCGATCCCTCCAACGGTGGGACTCGGGGTCATAAACATGTCGAAGGAGCGGTTACTCTCACCCCCACCTCGATCCTCCCCCCTCAGCAGGGGGAGGAAGGATAATGAAGTCAGCCTACATGAGGGGGAGAGGGAGAGTAAGGAAGGGGTAGTTAACCCCTATTTTGGGTTTTCTCCGCGTTCTCCGCGTGCTCCGCGGTTAAACAGGTTTTGATCTTAGCTGTCAGCTTTTTTTGAGATCTGAGATCTGAGATCTGAGATTCGCGCCTATACCTGCTCGCGCGTCTTCAGGAACGTGATCCGGGGGTTCCTCTCGATGATGAACTGCATCATCCACTCGCTGGGGGCGAGGCAGGCGAGGTTCTCTCCGGCGTCGAGGGACAGGCTGGCCTGGTTCTTCCTCTCGAACTCGGCCATGGCCTTGCTGTCGTCGCTGGTGACCCAGCGGGCCGCGGCGAAGTTCACCGGCTCGTAAACGGCGTCCACCCCGTACTCGTTCTTCAGGCGGTTGACGGTGACGTCGAACTGGAGGATGCCAACGGCCCCCAGGATGAGGTCGGTGCTGATGAGGGGCGAGAACACCTGTACGGCCCCCTCCTCGGAGAGCTGCACCAGCCCTTTTTTGAGCTGTTTCGATTTCAGGGGGTCCTTCAGCCTGACACGGCGGAACAGCTCGGGGGCGAAGTTGGGGACCCCAATGAACTGGAGAGGCTCTTTCAGGGTGAATGTGTCGCCGATCCTGATATTGCCGTGGTTGTGGATGCCGATGATGTCCCCTGGATACGCCTCCTCGACGTTCTCACGGTCCTGGGCCATGAAGATGGTGGCGTTGGCCAGGCTGATCTCCTTGCCGAGGCGGTGGTGCATCACCTTCATGCCCCGGGTGAACTTCCCGGAGCAGATCCTCAGGAAAGCGATCCGGTCCCGGTGGGCCTTGTCCATGTTCGCCTGGATCTTGAACACGAACCCGGAAAAGGCCTCCTCCCCGGGGTATACGTCCCTGGTGGTCGCGGGCCTTGGGCCCGGGGCCGGGGCGATCTCCACGAAGGCGTCGAGCATCTCCCGCACGCCGAAGTTGTTGATGGCGCTGCCGAAGAACACCGGGGTCTGGTTCCCCTTGAGGTACTCGTCAAGCTCGAAGGGGTTGGCCGCGCCGTCCAAGAGCTCCAGGTCTCCCCTCAGCTCATCGGCCTGGCTTCCGAGCAGTTCATCCAGGCGCGGGTCCGCGAGGTCGGTGATGGTGACGATGTCATCGGCCAGAGTGTCCCGGCCAGGCTCGAAGAGGGTCAGCTGCCCGCGGTACCTGTTGTATGTCCCCTTGAACCGTTTGCCCATGCCGACAGGCCAGGACAGGGGGGCGCACTCTACCTGGAGGGTCTCCTCGATCTCGCTGAGGATCTCCAGGGGTGATTTTCCCTCGCGGTCGAGCTTGTTGATGAAGGTGATGATGGGGGTGTTGCGGCGGCGGCACACCTCCATGAGCTTGCGGGTCTGGGTCTCGACTCCCTTGGCGTTGTCGATGACCATGACCGCGCTGTCCACGGCTGTGAGGACCCTGTAGGTATCTTCGGAAAAATCCTGGTGGCCGGGGGTGTCGAGGAGGTTGATCTCGTAATCACGGTAATTGAACTTCATCACCGAACTGGTTACCGAGATGCCTCGTTCCTGTTCGATGGCCATCCAGTCGCTGGTGGCGTAGCGGCGGGCCTTCCGGGCCTTGATCTCGCCGGCCATCTGGATGGCCCCTCCGAAAAGCAGGAGCTTTTCCGTCAGGGTGGTCTTACCGGCGTCCGGGTGGCTGATGATCCCGAAGGTGCGGCGTTTCTGGATCTCTTTTTTCAGGCGATTCAAAACAACTCTCCCTACGGAATCTCTGATTTCAAATATCATGGATCATGGCGATTCCGTAGCTTTTAGTGAAATACCACGGGCTAACTCCCGTGGTATTTCGAAGGTGCAGTGTAATAAACCTTGATAACCCATGGTCGTATAAACGTGTGATAGCTAACGCGGATTTAACAGAAAGTCAACTGCATCAGGAGTTATTGTTCCTTGTAAGCGGTAAAGGCGGCCTCACGGCTTTCACCTATAAGCTTCCCGCTTTCCCCCTTGACATCTTTCCCTTCCCAACGCATAGTTCGTCGGTTCCGCATATGCGGAACAGATGCAGGGCAAAACTCGTTCTGGAAGGGTAACCGGGAACATGCAGGAAACCATACGCAACATCGCCATTATCGCCCACGTGGACCATGGCAAGACAACCCTCGTGGACGCCATGCTCCGCCACGCCGGGGTCTTTCGCTCCAACGAAATCATCGTCGAACGGGTCATGGACTCAAACGACCTGGAAAAGGAGCGGGGGATCACCATCCTCGCCAAGAACCTTTCGATCCGGCACAAAGGCGTGAAGATCAACATCGTCGACACTCCCGGGCACGCCGATTTCGGAGGGGAGGTTGAAAGGGTCCTGCAGGCCGTGGATTCCGTCCTGCTCCTGGTCGACGCCGTGGACGGCCCCATGCCCCAGACCAGGTTCGTCCTGAGAAAATCCATGGAGCTGGGACTGCGCCCCGTGGTGGTCATCAACAAGATCGACCGGCCCAACGCCGATCCCGCCCGGGTCCGTGACCAGGTGTTCGACCTTTTCTGCGACCTGGCCGTCACGGAAGAGCAGCTTGAGTTTCCCATCATC contains:
- a CDS encoding peptide chain release factor 3, yielding MIFEIRDSVGRVVLNRLKKEIQKRRTFGIISHPDAGKTTLTEKLLLFGGAIQMAGEIKARKARRYATSDWMAIEQERGISVTSSVMKFNYRDYEINLLDTPGHQDFSEDTYRVLTAVDSAVMVIDNAKGVETQTRKLMEVCRRRNTPIITFINKLDREGKSPLEILSEIEETLQVECAPLSWPVGMGKRFKGTYNRYRGQLTLFEPGRDTLADDIVTITDLADPRLDELLGSQADELRGDLELLDGAANPFELDEYLKGNQTPVFFGSAINNFGVREMLDAFVEIAPAPGPRPATTRDVYPGEEAFSGFVFKIQANMDKAHRDRIAFLRICSGKFTRGMKVMHHRLGKEISLANATIFMAQDRENVEEAYPGDIIGIHNHGNIRIGDTFTLKEPLQFIGVPNFAPELFRRVRLKDPLKSKQLKKGLVQLSEEGAVQVFSPLISTDLILGAVGILQFDVTVNRLKNEYGVDAVYEPVNFAAARWVTSDDSKAMAEFERKNQASLSLDAGENLACLAPSEWMMQFIIERNPRITFLKTREQV